The Cloacibacterium caeni region TTGTCAAAATAGCAGTTCTGTTCCAGAAGTCGGTTTTGGGTTTCATTCCTGCCCATTCAAAAGCGTAAAGTGAAACATGAGGCGCAAATTGAAGGTAATCTTCGGGATAACCTCCAAAAGCCAAGAAATTTTTGTTTTCTGTAACGCTGAAATCTCTATTTTCTGTAGTTAAAACGATTGTTCCTGCTGTCATTAAAGTAGCTGGAATAATGAGTTGCTTTGAAGTGAATTTTGGTTGTTCTGAAAAAACTAAACTGTCTTTCTTTTGCGAAAAAAGAAGATTTGTGGCTAATATGAAAAGGAAAATAACTTGTTTCATTTTTCTGTCGTTCCTACGGAACTTTTTTACATACTTTATAATTTTCTACAAACGTATCGTTCCTACGGAACTTATAATTATTTATGGGACAAAAATCCTAAAAAATGGTTTAATATTTTCAGACATTATACTTCATACTTCATACATCATACTTCTATCTTCTTCTTTTCCAAAAATTTATACGTTTCTATTTGACTGCGGAATGGTTTTTTGTTGTTTTTGACATATTTATTGGTCAAATCTTCATCTAGAAATCTGGCTTTTACGTTGCCTTTCAATTGAAGTTCTAATAAATCTTTTAGTTCTTTTTTGAGATTTTTTTGATTCACTTTTACGGCAGCTTCTATTCTGTAATCTAGGTTTCGCGTCATCCAATCCGCAGAAGAAAGATAGACATCTTCACTGCCTTTATTGTAAAAATACATCACCCTAGAATGTTCCAAATATTCGTCTACAATACTGATGGCGTGAATTTTTTTCTTGAACGTTTTCTGTTCTACAGCACAGAAAATTCCGCGAACAATCATTTTAATTTCCACACCAGCTTCCGCTGCTTCATAAAGTTTTTTAATCAAACCTTTATCAGAAAGTGAGTTTACTTTTATTATCATTTCGGCTTTTCTGCCTGCTTTTGCTTCTTCAATTTCTTTATCAATATGCCAAACAATTTTTTCTCGCATAAAATGTGGACAAACTAACAAATGATTGCAAGATTTCAATGCTAAAACGGGGTCTATTTTTGGTTTTCTGAACACATTGAAAACTTTATTAATGTCTGCCATAATTGCTCTGTTAGAAGTCATGAGCAAATGGTCTACATAAATTTTGGCTGTTTTTTCGTTGAGGTTTCCAGTGCTTACAAATCCGTATTGAATGGTCTTGTTATTCACTCTTTTTTTGATGACACAGAGTTTTGCGTGTACTTTTTTATTGGGCAATCCTACTAAAACTTTTACACCTTCTTCTTCTAGTCTTTCTTTCCATTCTAGGTTGTTTTCTTCATCAAATCTGGCGCGCAATTCTAGCATTACGGTGACTTCTTTTCCGTTTCTCACGGCATTAATCAATGCATTTACAATTTTGGAATTGCTGGCTAATCTATAAGCCGTGATTTGAATAGATTTTACATCAGGATCCATTGCAGCTTCTCTCAACAAGTCAATAACAGGTGTAAAAGTGTGATAAGGAAAGGTAAGAAGCACATCTTTTTTTACGATAACATCTGTAATTCTGCCTTCGTGGTCGAATTCTGGATGCGTAAAAGAACTTCTTTCTATTGGTTTTTCATAATTTTTAAAAACATCTGGAAAATCCATAAAATGTCTGAAATTATGAATTTTTTGACCCGGAATAATGCTGTCTCTTTTGGTAAGATTGAGTTTTTTGATGAGAAATTCCACCAAAGATTTGTCCATGTCTTTGTCAAAAACAAAACGGGTAGGTTTTCCTTTTCTTCTGGATTTGATGCCTTTTTCAATTTTTTCTACAAAGCTGGTTCTGATGTCATTATCAAGGTCAAATTCTGCATCTTTGGTCACCTTAAAAGAATTTGCTTTGAAATCATCATACCCGAAATAGGAGAAAATGTGCGGTAAATTGAAAGCGATGACGTCTTCTAGAAGCATTATGTCAGTTTCCTCAGGATTTTCGGTGGGCAAAATGACAAATCTTCCATTCGCTTTCGCTGGAACTTCTATAATGGCAAATTTAGTTTCGAATTTCCAATCTTTTCTGCGCATTGCAATGCCT contains the following coding sequences:
- the ppk1 gene encoding polyphosphate kinase 1, with amino-acid sequence MPQFNPRDITWLGFNARVLQEAMDETVPLHLRIRFLGIFSNNLDEFFRVRVAGLKRALELKDKLAVETFFDKPQRILDKINKIVIKQQEDFEKTWDKIQEEMAEQKVFIKTPKKLTEKQKEFVKKYFDEEVESNVIPILLHDHVQLPYLREKSLYLGIAMRRKDWKFETKFAIIEVPAKANGRFVILPTENPEETDIMLLEDVIAFNLPHIFSYFGYDDFKANSFKVTKDAEFDLDNDIRTSFVEKIEKGIKSRRKGKPTRFVFDKDMDKSLVEFLIKKLNLTKRDSIIPGQKIHNFRHFMDFPDVFKNYEKPIERSSFTHPEFDHEGRITDVIVKKDVLLTFPYHTFTPVIDLLREAAMDPDVKSIQITAYRLASNSKIVNALINAVRNGKEVTVMLELRARFDEENNLEWKERLEEEGVKVLVGLPNKKVHAKLCVIKKRVNNKTIQYGFVSTGNLNEKTAKIYVDHLLMTSNRAIMADINKVFNVFRKPKIDPVLALKSCNHLLVCPHFMREKIVWHIDKEIEEAKAGRKAEMIIKVNSLSDKGLIKKLYEAAEAGVEIKMIVRGIFCAVEQKTFKKKIHAISIVDEYLEHSRVMYFYNKGSEDVYLSSADWMTRNLDYRIEAAVKVNQKNLKKELKDLLELQLKGNVKARFLDEDLTNKYVKNNKKPFRSQIETYKFLEKKKIEV